A DNA window from Bradyrhizobium sp. CCBAU 53421 contains the following coding sequences:
- the secA gene encoding preprotein translocase subunit SecA, producing the protein MIGALARKFFGSANDRRVKGYQSRVSAINALEPELVKLTDDQLKARTAEFKQQLASGKTLDDILVPAFATVREAAKRTLGQRHFDVQLIGGMVLHEGDIAEMKTGEGKTLVATLAVYLNALAGKGVHVVTVNDYLARRDSGWMGQIYAFLGLTTGVIVHGLDDAERKAAYACDITYGTNNEYGFDYLRDNMKYRLEDMVQREHFYAIVDEVDSILIDEARTPLIISGPLDDRSDFYNTIDTFMPKLAKKDDYEVDEKQRTVTLTEGGMEKLENLLRDAGQLKGDSLYDVENVSVVHHVNQALRAHTLFTRDKDYIVRDDEVVIIDEFTGRMMQGRRYSEGLHQALEAKEHVTVQPENQTLASITFQNYFRMYQKLSGMTGTALTEADELFDIYKLEVVEIPTNLPVARLDEDDEVYRTQNEKYAAILAEIERANKRLQPVLVGTASIEKSEVLADYLKKHGYKQIDFTSESGMEKLYAAARAGKPAKLFAVLNARFHEQEAYIVAEAGVPGAITIATNMAGRGTDIKLGGSLEMRIQQETATITDEAEKARKIEQIKADIERFRELVLKAEEDFEVEPAKGSKPAKTVKKPGGLYIIGSERHESRRIDNQLRGRSGRQGDPGRSKFFLSLEDDLMRIFGSDRLDSMLQRLGLQEGEAIIHPWINKALEKAQQKVEARNFDIRKNLLKFDNVQNDQRKVIFDQRVDLMKDDSVVETVTDMRHAFVEDVVAKHIPEHAYAEQWDTAGLKEELKRVLDVDLPVDEWAKEEGIADEELLNRIENHVDERMAAKVAQWGPDVMRYVEKTILLQTLDHLWREHLIMLDHLRQVIGLRGYGQRDPLQEYKTEAFNLFQEMSAHLREAVTAQLMRVEIVPPDEPPQPLPLMEAHKLDPNTGEDEFAQARLTEATYAQASLAPGMPAADRNPNDPASWGKVGRNEDCPCGSGKKYKHCHGRYA; encoded by the coding sequence ATGATCGGCGCGCTCGCCCGCAAGTTTTTCGGCTCCGCCAACGACCGTCGGGTCAAGGGCTATCAGTCCCGCGTCAGCGCCATCAACGCCCTGGAGCCCGAACTCGTCAAGCTGACGGACGATCAGCTCAAGGCCCGCACCGCCGAATTCAAGCAGCAGCTCGCCAGCGGCAAGACGCTCGACGACATCCTGGTCCCGGCCTTCGCCACGGTGCGCGAGGCGGCCAAGCGGACGCTCGGCCAGCGCCATTTCGACGTCCAGCTGATCGGCGGCATGGTGCTGCACGAGGGCGACATCGCCGAGATGAAGACCGGCGAAGGCAAGACGCTGGTTGCAACGCTCGCGGTCTACCTCAACGCGCTCGCCGGCAAGGGCGTCCATGTCGTCACCGTCAACGACTATCTCGCCCGCCGCGACTCCGGCTGGATGGGCCAGATCTATGCCTTCCTGGGGCTGACCACCGGCGTGATCGTGCACGGCCTCGACGACGCCGAGCGCAAGGCCGCCTATGCCTGCGACATCACCTACGGCACCAACAACGAATACGGCTTCGACTATCTGCGCGACAACATGAAGTACCGCCTGGAGGACATGGTCCAGCGCGAGCACTTCTATGCGATCGTCGACGAAGTCGACTCGATCCTGATCGACGAAGCGCGCACGCCGCTGATCATCTCCGGTCCGCTCGACGACCGGTCGGATTTCTACAACACCATCGACACCTTCATGCCGAAGCTCGCCAAGAAGGACGACTACGAGGTCGACGAGAAGCAGCGCACGGTGACGCTGACCGAAGGCGGCATGGAGAAGCTCGAGAACCTGCTGCGCGACGCCGGCCAGCTCAAGGGCGATTCACTGTACGACGTCGAGAACGTCTCCGTCGTGCATCACGTCAACCAGGCGCTGCGCGCGCACACGCTGTTCACGCGCGACAAGGATTACATCGTCCGCGACGACGAGGTGGTCATCATCGACGAGTTCACCGGCCGCATGATGCAGGGCCGGCGCTATTCGGAAGGCCTGCACCAGGCGCTGGAAGCCAAGGAGCACGTCACGGTCCAGCCCGAGAACCAGACGCTGGCCTCGATCACCTTCCAGAACTATTTCCGGATGTACCAGAAGCTGTCCGGCATGACCGGCACGGCGCTGACCGAAGCCGACGAACTGTTCGACATCTACAAGCTCGAGGTCGTCGAGATCCCGACCAACCTGCCGGTGGCGCGCCTCGACGAGGACGACGAGGTCTACCGCACCCAGAACGAGAAATACGCCGCGATCCTTGCCGAGATCGAGCGCGCCAACAAGCGGCTGCAGCCGGTGCTGGTCGGCACGGCGTCGATCGAGAAGTCGGAAGTGCTGGCCGACTACCTCAAGAAGCACGGCTACAAGCAGATCGACTTCACCTCCGAATCCGGCATGGAGAAGCTCTATGCCGCGGCCCGCGCCGGCAAGCCGGCGAAGCTGTTCGCGGTGCTGAACGCGCGCTTCCACGAGCAGGAAGCCTATATCGTCGCGGAAGCCGGCGTGCCCGGCGCGATCACGATCGCGACCAACATGGCCGGCCGCGGCACCGACATCAAGCTCGGCGGCTCGCTCGAAATGCGAATCCAGCAGGAGACCGCCACCATCACCGACGAGGCCGAGAAGGCCAGGAAGATCGAGCAGATCAAGGCCGACATCGAGCGCTTCCGCGAGCTCGTGCTGAAGGCGGAAGAGGATTTCGAGGTCGAGCCCGCCAAGGGCAGCAAGCCCGCGAAGACCGTGAAGAAGCCGGGCGGCCTCTACATCATCGGCTCCGAACGTCACGAATCCCGCCGCATCGACAATCAGCTGCGCGGCCGCTCCGGCCGTCAGGGCGACCCCGGCCGCTCGAAATTCTTCCTGTCGCTGGAAGACGATCTGATGCGCATCTTCGGCTCCGACCGGCTCGACAGCATGCTGCAACGGCTCGGCCTGCAGGAAGGCGAGGCCATCATCCATCCCTGGATCAACAAGGCGCTCGAGAAGGCCCAGCAGAAGGTCGAAGCGCGCAACTTCGACATCCGCAAGAATCTGCTCAAGTTCGACAACGTTCAGAACGACCAGCGCAAGGTGATCTTCGACCAGCGCGTCGACCTGATGAAGGACGACAGCGTCGTCGAGACCGTGACCGACATGCGCCATGCCTTCGTCGAGGACGTGGTCGCCAAGCACATCCCCGAGCACGCCTATGCCGAGCAGTGGGACACCGCGGGCCTCAAGGAAGAGCTGAAGCGCGTGCTCGATGTCGACCTGCCGGTCGACGAATGGGCCAAGGAAGAGGGCATCGCCGACGAGGAGCTGCTCAACCGCATCGAGAATCATGTCGACGAGCGGATGGCCGCCAAGGTCGCGCAGTGGGGCCCCGACGTGATGCGCTACGTCGAGAAGACCATCCTGCTGCAGACGCTCGACCATCTCTGGCGCGAGCACCTGATCATGCTGGATCATCTGCGCCAGGTGATCGGCCTGCGCGGCTATGGCCAGCGCGATCCGTTGCAGGAGTACAAGACCGAAGCCTTCAATCTCTTCCAGGAGATGAGCGCGCATCTGCGCGAGGCGGTCACCGCGCAGCTGATGCGGGTCGAGATCGTGCCGCCGGACGAGCCGCCGCAGCCGCTGCCGCTGATGGAAGCGCACAAGCTCGATCCCAACACTGGCGAGGACGAGTTCGCCCAGGCCCGCCTGACCGAAGCCACCTACGCCCAGGCCTCGCTGGCGCCGGGGATGCCCGCCGCCGACCGCAATCCGAATGACCCGGCAAGCTGGGGCAAGGTCGGCCGCAACGAGGACTGCCCCTGCGGCTCAGGCAAGAAGTACAAGCACTGCCACGGAAGGTACGCTTGA
- a CDS encoding peptidylprolyl isomerase — protein MTTSPPETKTGLRLGLATLAATGCLVAVLAAGLPVRAAESDPVLAKVNGSEIHASDVALAEEELGPSLQQMDPSTRKDNVLSFLIDMKIVSKAAEDKKIENNDDFKKRLAFTRNRLLMDSLLASEGKAATTDDAMKKVYEEAAKQITGEQEVRARHILVETEDEAKAIKAELDKGADFAELAKKKSKDPGASDGGDLGFFTKEQMVPEFSAVAFTLEPGKISDPVKSQFGWHIIKVEEKRNRKAPDFEQVKAQIETYVTRKAQADYVAKLREAAKVERMDKPAETAKDATAPADAAKDAPKPADNKMAPAKK, from the coding sequence ATGACCACCTCGCCTCCGGAAACCAAAACCGGCCTGCGCCTCGGCCTCGCCACCCTGGCCGCCACGGGCTGTCTTGTCGCAGTGCTGGCTGCCGGCCTCCCGGTCCGCGCCGCAGAATCCGACCCGGTGCTGGCGAAGGTGAACGGTTCCGAGATCCACGCTAGCGACGTGGCGCTCGCCGAGGAGGAACTCGGCCCGAGCCTGCAGCAGATGGACCCCTCGACCCGCAAGGACAACGTGCTGTCCTTCCTGATCGACATGAAGATCGTGTCCAAGGCCGCCGAGGACAAGAAGATCGAGAACAACGACGACTTCAAGAAGCGGCTCGCCTTCACCCGCAACCGCCTGTTGATGGACAGCCTGCTTGCCAGCGAGGGCAAGGCCGCGACCACCGACGACGCCATGAAGAAGGTCTATGAGGAGGCCGCCAAGCAGATCACCGGCGAGCAGGAAGTGCGCGCCCGCCACATCCTGGTCGAGACCGAGGACGAGGCCAAGGCGATCAAGGCCGAGCTCGACAAGGGCGCCGATTTCGCCGAGCTCGCCAAGAAGAAGTCAAAGGATCCCGGCGCCTCCGACGGCGGCGACCTCGGCTTCTTCACCAAGGAGCAGATGGTGCCGGAGTTCTCCGCGGTCGCCTTCACGCTCGAACCGGGCAAGATCTCCGATCCGGTCAAGTCGCAGTTCGGCTGGCACATCATCAAGGTCGAGGAAAAGCGCAACCGCAAGGCGCCCGACTTCGAGCAGGTGAAGGCCCAGATCGAGACCTATGTGACCCGCAAGGCCCAGGCCGACTACGTCGCCAAGCTGCGCGAGGCCGCCAAGGTCGAGCGCATGGACAAGCCGGCCGAAACGGCCAAGGACGCGACCGCGCCGGCCGATGCCGCCAAGGACGCGCCGAAGCCCGCCGACAACAAGATGGCGCCGGCGAAGAAGTAA
- the argJ gene encoding bifunctional glutamate N-acetyltransferase/amino-acid acetyltransferase ArgJ, with protein sequence MSTAVSPLAPPDVPEMPVIAGVRLATAAAGIRYKGRTDVLLALLDKGTTVAGVFTKSKCPSAPVEWCRAKLKGGAARALVVNSGNANAFTGKTGKASTALTAQIASKAVGCSTSDVFLASTGVIGEPLDASKFDGVLAQLAQTATPDLWMDAARAIMTTDTFPKVATATVKLGKAKVTINGMAKGAGMIMPDMATMLSFIFTDAPLSAGVLQSLLKAGVEDTFNALTIDGDTSTSDTLLAFATGAAAANGAPKISRASDPRLKAFTKAFQQILADLSEQVARDGEGARKLVEVVVEGATTKPSARKIAMSIANSPLVKTAIAGEDANWGRVVMAVGKAGEPANRDKLSISFNGIRVAKSGARDPSYNEKEVSEAMKAPKIQIKVALGLGKAKDRVLTCDLTKEYVAINGDYRS encoded by the coding sequence ATGTCCACTGCCGTCTCTCCCCTCGCCCCGCCCGACGTTCCCGAGATGCCCGTGATCGCGGGTGTGCGGCTTGCGACCGCTGCCGCCGGCATCCGCTACAAGGGGCGCACCGACGTGCTGCTCGCGCTGCTGGACAAGGGCACCACGGTGGCCGGCGTCTTCACCAAGTCGAAGTGCCCGTCGGCGCCGGTCGAATGGTGCCGCGCCAAGCTGAAGGGCGGGGCTGCGCGTGCCCTAGTGGTCAATTCCGGCAACGCCAACGCCTTCACCGGCAAGACCGGCAAGGCATCCACCGCGCTGACCGCGCAGATTGCATCGAAAGCGGTCGGCTGCTCGACGTCGGACGTCTTCCTGGCCTCCACAGGCGTGATCGGCGAGCCGCTCGACGCCAGCAAGTTCGATGGCGTGCTGGCGCAACTCGCACAGACCGCGACGCCCGACCTCTGGATGGACGCCGCCAGGGCGATCATGACCACCGATACCTTCCCGAAGGTCGCCACCGCGACCGTCAAGCTCGGCAAGGCCAAGGTGACGATCAACGGCATGGCCAAGGGGGCCGGCATGATCATGCCCGACATGGCGACCATGCTGTCCTTCATCTTCACCGACGCGCCGCTGTCGGCTGGCGTGCTGCAATCGCTGCTCAAGGCCGGCGTCGAGGACACCTTCAATGCGCTGACCATCGACGGCGACACCTCGACCTCGGACACGCTGCTGGCATTTGCGACCGGCGCTGCGGCCGCCAACGGCGCGCCGAAGATCTCGCGCGCCAGCGACCCGCGCCTGAAGGCCTTCACCAAGGCGTTCCAGCAGATCCTCGCCGATCTCTCCGAGCAGGTGGCGCGCGACGGCGAAGGCGCCCGCAAGCTGGTCGAGGTCGTGGTCGAAGGCGCGACGACAAAACCGTCGGCCCGCAAGATCGCGATGTCGATCGCCAATTCACCGCTGGTGAAGACCGCGATCGCCGGCGAGGACGCCAATTGGGGCCGCGTCGTGATGGCGGTCGGCAAGGCCGGCGAGCCCGCCAACCGCGACAAGCTCTCGATCTCCTTCAACGGCATCCGCGTCGCCAAGAGCGGCGCGCGCGATCCGTCCTACAACGAGAAAGAGGTCTCGGAAGCGATGAAGGCGCCGAAGATCCAGATCAAGGTCGCGCTCGGCCTCGGCAAGGCGAAAGACCGCGTGCTGACCTGCGACCTCACCAAGGAATACGTCGCGATCAACGGCGATTACCGGTCGTAG
- a CDS encoding TadE/TadG family type IV pilus assembly protein — MRTLLRTVSRFRRDRSGNIAMIFGLALLPLLIAVGCAVDYSRANQIRSKLISAADAASVGSIAKASPGFVAAGAMTSDGEISAGEADARKIFNGNIFNQNGFTLTSVTPTMTKSGGTITSTVQFTANVPTMFLGVMGRSTMTVSGTSTSTANMPLYIDFYLLLDNSPSMGVAATPADVTKMVNNTPDQCAFACHDYNDANNYYNLAKTLGVTTRIDVLRSATQQLMDTAANTATYSSQYRMAIYDFGASSATIGPRALFTLSTSLSSAKTAAGNIDLMGVYGNNDSYTADKDSQFSTVLPAISNAISAPGPGTSAAPMKYLFFVSDGVADEPNSSCLKPITGSNRCQSPINPALCTAIKNRGIKIAVLYTTYLQLPTNNWYMTWIDPFNQGPFGPSPNSQIAQNMQACASPGFYFEVSPTQGIADAMNALFKKAVADARISS; from the coding sequence ATGCGCACCTTGCTTCGGACCGTCAGCCGTTTCCGCCGCGATCGCTCCGGCAACATCGCAATGATCTTCGGCCTGGCCCTGCTGCCGCTGCTCATCGCGGTCGGATGCGCGGTGGACTATTCCCGCGCCAACCAGATCCGCAGCAAGCTGATCTCCGCCGCCGACGCGGCGAGCGTCGGGTCGATCGCCAAGGCATCGCCCGGCTTCGTTGCCGCCGGTGCCATGACCTCGGACGGCGAGATCTCGGCGGGAGAAGCCGATGCGCGGAAGATCTTCAACGGCAATATCTTCAATCAGAACGGCTTCACGCTGACCAGCGTGACGCCGACCATGACCAAGAGCGGCGGCACCATCACCTCGACGGTCCAGTTCACCGCCAACGTCCCGACCATGTTCCTCGGCGTGATGGGACGGAGCACGATGACGGTGTCGGGCACCTCGACCTCGACCGCCAACATGCCGCTCTACATCGATTTCTACCTGCTGCTCGACAATTCGCCGTCGATGGGAGTCGCAGCGACGCCTGCCGATGTGACCAAGATGGTCAACAACACGCCGGATCAGTGCGCATTCGCCTGCCACGACTACAACGATGCCAACAACTACTACAATCTCGCCAAGACGCTCGGCGTCACGACGCGGATCGACGTGCTGCGCAGCGCGACCCAACAGCTGATGGACACGGCCGCGAACACCGCGACCTATTCCAGCCAGTACCGGATGGCGATCTACGATTTCGGCGCCTCGTCGGCGACGATCGGCCCGCGCGCGCTGTTCACGCTGTCGACCAGCCTGTCGAGCGCCAAGACCGCGGCCGGCAACATCGACCTGATGGGCGTCTACGGCAACAACGACTCGTACACCGCCGACAAGGACAGCCAGTTCTCGACGGTGCTTCCGGCCATCAGCAATGCGATCAGCGCGCCGGGTCCCGGCACCTCGGCCGCGCCGATGAAATATCTGTTCTTCGTGTCCGACGGGGTCGCCGACGAACCCAATTCAAGCTGCCTGAAGCCGATCACCGGCAGCAATCGCTGCCAGTCACCGATCAATCCGGCGCTCTGCACGGCAATCAAGAACCGCGGCATCAAGATCGCGGTGCTCTACACCACCTATCTGCAGCTGCCGACCAACAACTGGTACATGACCTGGATCGATCCGTTCAACCAGGGCCCGTTCGGTCCGTCGCCGAACAGCCAGATCGCGCAGAACATGCAGGCCTGCGCCTCGCCGGGCTTCTATTTCGAGGTCAGCCCGACCCAGGGCATCGCGGATGCGATGAATGCGCTGTTCAAGAAGGCAGTCGCCGACGCGCGGATCTCGAGCTGA
- a CDS encoding (deoxy)nucleoside triphosphate pyrophosphohydrolase — protein MADIKLILVVACALVDADKRVLLAQRPEGKALAGLWEFPGGKIEPGERPEQTLIRELHEEIGITVSEPCLAPLTFASHAYETFHLLMPLYICRRWEGMAVAREGQNLAWVRANKLRDYPMPPADIPLLPHLMDLLL, from the coding sequence ATGGCTGACATCAAGCTGATCCTCGTCGTCGCCTGCGCGCTGGTCGATGCCGACAAGCGCGTGCTGCTGGCGCAACGCCCCGAGGGCAAGGCGCTGGCCGGCCTGTGGGAATTCCCCGGCGGCAAGATCGAGCCCGGCGAGCGGCCGGAGCAGACCCTGATCCGCGAGCTGCACGAGGAGATCGGCATCACCGTGAGCGAGCCGTGCCTCGCGCCGCTGACCTTCGCCAGCCATGCCTACGAGACCTTCCATCTCCTGATGCCGCTCTACATCTGCCGCCGGTGGGAGGGCATGGCGGTGGCGCGCGAGGGCCAGAACCTCGCCTGGGTGCGCGCGAACAAGCTGCGTGACTACCCGATGCCGCCGGCGGACATCCCGCTGCTGCCGCATCTGATGGATTTGCTGCTGTGA
- a CDS encoding methyltransferase domain-containing protein codes for MATTPATAPILFDRALLGARLARARREGAATFLLERATEDMADRLQAVSRSFSAAADVWTPGEGLAEALRGRVASVEPIGFSEAEALGLAPESLDLAVSALAFQFVNDLPGVLAQLRRALKGDGLLLASMLGGDTLTELRQSFAAAEAECEGGVSPRVAPFADLRDIGALLQRAGFALPVTDVDRVVVRYSSAFALMADLRRMGATNVLRERRHTLTRRATMLRMAQIYAERFADPDGRIRATFDIVWLSGWAPHESQPKPLKPGSAKASLEAAVKQVKR; via the coding sequence ATGGCAACGACCCCGGCCACCGCCCCGATCCTGTTCGATCGCGCATTGCTCGGCGCGCGGCTGGCGCGCGCGCGGCGCGAGGGGGCGGCGACGTTCCTGCTCGAGCGCGCGACCGAAGACATGGCGGACCGCTTGCAGGCGGTATCGCGCAGCTTTTCGGCGGCGGCCGACGTCTGGACGCCGGGTGAGGGGCTTGCTGAGGCCTTGCGCGGGCGTGTCGCCTCGGTCGAGCCGATCGGCTTCAGCGAGGCGGAAGCGCTCGGCCTGGCACCGGAGTCGCTCGATCTTGCGGTCTCCGCGCTCGCTTTCCAGTTCGTCAATGATCTGCCGGGCGTGCTGGCGCAGCTCCGCCGGGCGCTGAAGGGCGACGGGCTGCTACTCGCTTCGATGCTCGGCGGCGACACGCTGACCGAGTTGCGCCAGAGCTTCGCCGCGGCGGAGGCGGAATGCGAGGGCGGCGTGTCGCCGCGGGTCGCGCCGTTCGCCGACCTGCGCGACATCGGCGCACTGTTGCAGCGGGCCGGCTTCGCGCTGCCGGTGACCGATGTCGACCGCGTCGTGGTGCGCTATTCCAGCGCCTTCGCGCTGATGGCCGACCTCAGGCGCATGGGCGCGACCAATGTACTGCGCGAGCGCCGTCACACCCTGACCCGCCGCGCCACCATGCTGCGGATGGCGCAGATCTACGCCGAACGCTTCGCCGATCCCGATGGCCGCATCCGCGCCACCTTCGACATCGTCTGGCTGTCCGGCTGGGCGCCGCATGAAAGCCAGCCGAAGCCGCTGAAGCCCGGTTCGGCGAAAGCGAGTTTGGAGGCGGCGGTGAAGCAGGTGAAGCGTTAG
- a CDS encoding macro domain-containing protein: MLAVHLRDINAGVVRAWELAFADMPEVRVSRGNIFEQKADAIVSPANSFGFMDGGIDLLYSKFFGWTLQTDLQAAIAKHHHGELPVGQAAIVATGHDFISFLVSAPTMRIPSDISATVNVYLAFRAALIAVLAHNIRSKAPIRTLLVPGLGTGIGAVAPDAAARQMRLAYDAIIGGRGAEKRGARAILREHHEMLS, from the coding sequence ATGCTTGCGGTTCACCTTCGGGATATCAACGCTGGGGTGGTCAGGGCCTGGGAGCTTGCCTTTGCCGACATGCCCGAGGTGCGCGTATCGCGCGGCAACATCTTCGAACAGAAGGCGGACGCCATCGTCAGTCCGGCGAACAGCTTCGGCTTCATGGATGGCGGAATCGACCTTCTGTACTCGAAATTCTTCGGCTGGACGCTTCAGACCGACCTGCAGGCAGCGATTGCAAAGCATCACCATGGCGAATTGCCTGTTGGGCAAGCCGCGATCGTTGCCACAGGCCACGACTTCATTTCCTTTCTGGTCAGCGCACCAACCATGCGGATCCCCTCAGACATCAGCGCGACCGTCAATGTGTACCTTGCGTTCCGGGCCGCGCTGATTGCCGTCCTGGCCCACAATATCCGCTCAAAAGCGCCCATTCGGACCCTGCTGGTGCCGGGACTAGGTACCGGAATTGGCGCCGTTGCGCCTGACGCGGCCGCACGCCAGATGCGGCTTGCCTACGACGCGATCATCGGCGGCCGAGGCGCCGAGAAGCGCGGCGCGCGGGCAATCCTGCGCGAACACCACGAGATGCTGTCGTGA